In one Alnus glutinosa chromosome 12, dhAlnGlut1.1, whole genome shotgun sequence genomic region, the following are encoded:
- the LOC133883109 gene encoding probable protein phosphatase 2C 51 isoform X3, with the protein MEGFKIGVMLGLFIIMIPSSYGVSVSCMMTYDEGGVFAVLESPECSEWVLSAGSPQNQTVKCQSATLQGHRKYQEDRIVCHLHMKIPLLGKNGLEEVTVGVVAVFDGHGGNEASEVASKLLLDYFYMHAVFISYKLTMHYKGVLPVTDDEITHLKILKEALLRAIHDIDLKFSQATFQKKLLSGSTATVALLVDRQILIANVGDSKALLCTEKIESVAGNLTTSPSATELTEDHHPDRDDERARIEAAGGYVAVWGVPRVNGVLAMSRSIGDVYLKRFGVIPVPEVTGWQPLNADSRFLVVSTDGTFESLTAQDVCDIMYDSGSCSASSSLAECIVNTAFEKGSMDNLSVIVVPL; encoded by the exons ATGGAAGGGTTTAAAATTGGAGTTATGTTaggattatttattattatgattCCATCTTCCTATGGAGTATCTGTGTCATGTATGATGACATATGATGAAGGTGGGGTTTTTGCCGTGTTAGAGTCTCCTGAATGTTCTGAGTGGGTTCTCTCTGCTGGATCTCCTCAAAATCAGACTGTGAAATGCCAGTCTGCCACACTTCAGGGACATAGAAAATACCAAGAGGATCGTATTGTATGCCATCTTCATATGAAGATACCACTTCTTG GCAAAAATGGGCTTGAGGAGGTTACAGTTGGTGTTGTGGCAGTATTTGATGGTCATGGAGGTAATGAAGCGAGTGAGGTGGCTTCTAAACTTCTGTTGGATtacttttacatgcatgctgtATTCATCTCGTACAAGCTAACGATGCATTACAAGGGAGTTTTACCTGTAACTGATGATGAAATAACGcatttgaaaatattaaaagaagCACTGTTGAGGGCAATCCATGACATTGATCTCAAATTTTCTCAGGCAA CTTTTCAAAAGAAGCTTCTCTCAGGATCCACAGCCACTGTAGCTCTTCTTGTTGATAGGCAGATTTTAATTGCCAATGTCGGTGACTCAAAGGCCCTTTTATGCACAGAGAAGATTGAATCTG TGGCAGGTAATTTGACAACCAGTCCTTCAGCTACTGAACTGACAGAGGATCATCATCCAGATAGAGATGATGAAAGAGCTCGAATCGAAGCAGCTGGTGGTTACGTTGCTGTGTGGGGTGTGCCTCGAGTAAATGGTGTGCTCGCTATGTCTCGATCCATTGGTGATGTGTATCTAAAGAG ATTTGGTGTTATACCTGTGCCTGAAGTGACCGGTTGGCAACCTCTAAATGCTGATAGTAGATTTTTGGTGGTGTCAACTGATGGTACTTTTGAGAGCTTGACAGCGCAAGATGTGTGTGATATTATGTATGATTCAGGTTCTTGCTCGGCCTCATCCTCATTGGCAGAATGCATAGTGAATACAGCATTTGAGAAAGGTAGCATGGATAATTTGTCAGTTATTGTAGTTCCGCTATGA
- the LOC133883109 gene encoding probable protein phosphatase 2C 51 isoform X1, translated as MEGFKIGVMLGLFIIMIPSSYGVSVSCMMTYDEGGVFAVLESPECSEWVLSAGSPQNQTVKCQSATLQGHRKYQEDRIVCHLHMKIPLLGKNGLEEVTVGVVAVFDGHGGNEASEVASKLLLDYFYMHAVFISYKLTMHYKGVLPVTDDEITHLKILKEALLRAIHDIDLKFSQATFQKKLLSGSTATVALLVDRQILIANVGDSKALLCTEKIESVAGNLTTSPSATELTEDHHPDRDDERARIEAAGGYVAVWGVPRVNGVLAMSRSIGDVYLKRFGVIPVPEVTGWQPLNADSRFLVVSTDGTFESLTAQDVCDIMYDSGSCSASSSLAECIVNTAFEKAFTAGGRGQRGQVSNEEVPYHKHDVQDVTIEDLQRQVAKLTHRLVVQNLERGCELDDYDSDFSFENPYHSPVLGREHRYEDLGFKVELPEFSCTLQARGFIDWLHEVERNFDYKEVPDRMKVKLVAIKLKGHAFAWWEQLKRLRDRRGKPKICVIRRKWRRR; from the exons ATGGAAGGGTTTAAAATTGGAGTTATGTTaggattatttattattatgattCCATCTTCCTATGGAGTATCTGTGTCATGTATGATGACATATGATGAAGGTGGGGTTTTTGCCGTGTTAGAGTCTCCTGAATGTTCTGAGTGGGTTCTCTCTGCTGGATCTCCTCAAAATCAGACTGTGAAATGCCAGTCTGCCACACTTCAGGGACATAGAAAATACCAAGAGGATCGTATTGTATGCCATCTTCATATGAAGATACCACTTCTTG GCAAAAATGGGCTTGAGGAGGTTACAGTTGGTGTTGTGGCAGTATTTGATGGTCATGGAGGTAATGAAGCGAGTGAGGTGGCTTCTAAACTTCTGTTGGATtacttttacatgcatgctgtATTCATCTCGTACAAGCTAACGATGCATTACAAGGGAGTTTTACCTGTAACTGATGATGAAATAACGcatttgaaaatattaaaagaagCACTGTTGAGGGCAATCCATGACATTGATCTCAAATTTTCTCAGGCAA CTTTTCAAAAGAAGCTTCTCTCAGGATCCACAGCCACTGTAGCTCTTCTTGTTGATAGGCAGATTTTAATTGCCAATGTCGGTGACTCAAAGGCCCTTTTATGCACAGAGAAGATTGAATCTG TGGCAGGTAATTTGACAACCAGTCCTTCAGCTACTGAACTGACAGAGGATCATCATCCAGATAGAGATGATGAAAGAGCTCGAATCGAAGCAGCTGGTGGTTACGTTGCTGTGTGGGGTGTGCCTCGAGTAAATGGTGTGCTCGCTATGTCTCGATCCATTGGTGATGTGTATCTAAAGAG ATTTGGTGTTATACCTGTGCCTGAAGTGACCGGTTGGCAACCTCTAAATGCTGATAGTAGATTTTTGGTGGTGTCAACTGATGGTACTTTTGAGAGCTTGACAGCGCAAGATGTGTGTGATATTATGTATGATTCAGGTTCTTGCTCGGCCTCATCCTCATTGGCAGAATGCATAGTGAATACAGCATTTGAGAAAG CTTTCACGGCTGGTGGTCGTGGTCAGCGTGGACAGGTTTCGAATGAGGAAGTCCCTTACCATAAACACGATGTACAAGACGTGACGATTGAAGACTTGCAGAGGCAGGTTGCAAAGTTAACCCATCGTCTAGTGGTGCAAAACTTGGAAAGGGGTTGCGAGTTGGATGATTACGATTCAGATTTCAGCTTTGAGAACCCGTATCATAGTCCTGTTCTAGGTCGGGAACACCGATATGAAGACTTAGGCTTCAAAGTTGAGCTTCCAGAATTTTCTTGCACTCTACAAGCCAGAGGCTTCATTGATTGGCTACACGAAGTAGAACGAAACTTTGATTATAAGGAGGTTCCAGATCGCATGAAGGTGAAGCTTGTCGCCATCAAGCTAAAGGGTCATGCATTCGCTTGGTGGGAGCAATTGAAGCGATTACGGGATAGACGAGGCAAGCCAAAGATTTGTGTGATTAggagaaaatggagaagaagatga
- the LOC133883109 gene encoding probable protein phosphatase 2C 51 isoform X2, whose product MHAVFISYKLTMHYKGVLPVTDDEITHLKILKEALLRAIHDIDLKFSQATFQKKLLSGSTATVALLVDRQILIANVGDSKALLCTEKIESVAGNLTTSPSATELTEDHHPDRDDERARIEAAGGYVAVWGVPRVNGVLAMSRSIGDVYLKRFGVIPVPEVTGWQPLNADSRFLVVSTDGTFESLTAQDVCDIMYDSGSCSASSSLAECIVNTAFEKAFTAGGRGQRGQVSNEEVPYHKHDVQDVTIEDLQRQVAKLTHRLVVQNLERGCELDDYDSDFSFENPYHSPVLGREHRYEDLGFKVELPEFSCTLQARGFIDWLHEVERNFDYKEVPDRMKVKLVAIKLKGHAFAWWEQLKRLRDRRGKPKICVIRRKWRRR is encoded by the exons atgcatgctgtATTCATCTCGTACAAGCTAACGATGCATTACAAGGGAGTTTTACCTGTAACTGATGATGAAATAACGcatttgaaaatattaaaagaagCACTGTTGAGGGCAATCCATGACATTGATCTCAAATTTTCTCAGGCAA CTTTTCAAAAGAAGCTTCTCTCAGGATCCACAGCCACTGTAGCTCTTCTTGTTGATAGGCAGATTTTAATTGCCAATGTCGGTGACTCAAAGGCCCTTTTATGCACAGAGAAGATTGAATCTG TGGCAGGTAATTTGACAACCAGTCCTTCAGCTACTGAACTGACAGAGGATCATCATCCAGATAGAGATGATGAAAGAGCTCGAATCGAAGCAGCTGGTGGTTACGTTGCTGTGTGGGGTGTGCCTCGAGTAAATGGTGTGCTCGCTATGTCTCGATCCATTGGTGATGTGTATCTAAAGAG ATTTGGTGTTATACCTGTGCCTGAAGTGACCGGTTGGCAACCTCTAAATGCTGATAGTAGATTTTTGGTGGTGTCAACTGATGGTACTTTTGAGAGCTTGACAGCGCAAGATGTGTGTGATATTATGTATGATTCAGGTTCTTGCTCGGCCTCATCCTCATTGGCAGAATGCATAGTGAATACAGCATTTGAGAAAG CTTTCACGGCTGGTGGTCGTGGTCAGCGTGGACAGGTTTCGAATGAGGAAGTCCCTTACCATAAACACGATGTACAAGACGTGACGATTGAAGACTTGCAGAGGCAGGTTGCAAAGTTAACCCATCGTCTAGTGGTGCAAAACTTGGAAAGGGGTTGCGAGTTGGATGATTACGATTCAGATTTCAGCTTTGAGAACCCGTATCATAGTCCTGTTCTAGGTCGGGAACACCGATATGAAGACTTAGGCTTCAAAGTTGAGCTTCCAGAATTTTCTTGCACTCTACAAGCCAGAGGCTTCATTGATTGGCTACACGAAGTAGAACGAAACTTTGATTATAAGGAGGTTCCAGATCGCATGAAGGTGAAGCTTGTCGCCATCAAGCTAAAGGGTCATGCATTCGCTTGGTGGGAGCAATTGAAGCGATTACGGGATAGACGAGGCAAGCCAAAGATTTGTGTGATTAggagaaaatggagaagaagatga